The following coding sequences lie in one Lolium perenne isolate Kyuss_39 chromosome 2, Kyuss_2.0, whole genome shotgun sequence genomic window:
- the LOC127335373 gene encoding LOW QUALITY PROTEIN: receptor like protein 27 (The sequence of the model RefSeq protein was modified relative to this genomic sequence to represent the inferred CDS: substituted 1 base at 1 genomic stop codon), whose translation MERHATTRCVHLHAFLLLVLVHTSLAVRCPPDQAFALLRLKHSFQQPLLPSWRARTDCCRWQGVSCDATSGRVAALDLGDQGLQSRGGLPRALFQLTSLRRVDLSGNDFGGATLPASGFEQLAELTHLNLSSTGLAGQIPAGISNLTKLVSLDLSSNNGLSGAIPEFFAELRSLAILQLSNNVFNGTFPRGIFQLKGLRVLDLSGNSDLSGELPGLPPGSSLEVLDLSVTNFYGRIPSSISNLKLLKTLDMSGSNGRFSGGLPASISDLKFLSFLDLSNSGFRIXEFPATVGRLQSLSTLRLQDCGISGAIPSSILNLTRLSELDLSQNNLTGGIPMYRKGAFLNLETLELCCNSLSGQIPSFLFSLPRLKFISLMSNNFEGPIQEFSYPSPSLASIYLNYNQLNGSVPKSFFSLTSLQTLQLSRNGLSGTVQLTSFWRLTNISNLILSANTLTVVVDDEDYFNSSPSAIVPPINSLGLACCNMTKVPSILKYVLVKDLDLSCNQIGGSVPKWIWAGRNENVDVFKFNLSRNKFTGMELSLANASVYFLDLSFNSLPGPIPVPISPQFLDYSNNQFSSIPQDLMPRLSSSFYLNMANNTLHGGIPPMICDSRNLELLDLSYNHFSGHVPSCLVDGYLTILNLGHNHFQGTLPDDIQRGCASQTIDLNGNQLEGLLPRSLSNCHHLEVFDVGGNNFADSFPDWLGNLTKLRVLVLRSNKLFGPVGTVPTNSHQNRTHFQSLQIIDLASNSFSGSLHSQWFEELKAMMDIRENDDGRQALEDNLSGKFYRDTVVVTYKGIARKFTRILTAFTVIDFSANAFTGSIPESMGELASLRGLNMSHNAFTGTIPPKLGHLTQLESLDLSSNQLHGAIPEVLASLNSLAWLNVSSNQLEGAIPQRGQFLTFTIDSFQGNAGLCGEPLSKQCNSGVPSSEHDKNSDDRVDTIVLYLVAGSGYGLGLAVAILFQVAGKRWSLNRRVMY comes from the exons ATGGAAAGACATGCTACTACGAGATGTGTCCACCTCCATGCCTTCCTCCTCCTCGTGCTCGTGCACACCAGCCTTGCAGTCCGGTGCCCACCTGACCAGGCCTTCGCGCTTCTCCGGCTGAAACACTCCTTCCAGCAGCCGCTCCTGCCATCCTGGCGCGCGCGCACGGACTGCTGCCGATGGCAGGGCGTCTCGTGCGACGCCACCTCGGGCCGGGTTGCCGCGCTCGACCTCGGTGACCAAGGCCTGCAGAGCCGGGGTGGCCTCCCCCGCGCGTTGTTCCAGCTTACCTCGCTCCGTCGTGTCGACCTCTCCGGCAACGACTTCGGCGGCGCCACCCTCCCGGCGTCCGGGTTTGAACAGCTCGCCGAGCTCACCCACCTCAACCTCTCGAGCACCGGCCTCGCTGGCCAGATCCCCGCCGGCATTAGCAACCTAACGAAACTTGTATCGCTCGATCTCTCGTCCAACAACGGTTTGTCCGGAGCGATCCCCGAGTTCTTTGCCGAGCTCCGCTCCCTGGCCATTCTTCAGCTCTCCAACAACGTCTTCAACGGAACGTTCCCTCGGGGGATTTTCCAGCTAAAGGGCCTGAGGGTGCTCGACCTGTCAGGCAACTCCGATCTGTCCGGCGAATTGCCGGGGCTCCCTCCCGGGAGTTCGCTCGAGGTTCTGGACCTGAGCGTGACCAATTTTTATGGCCGAATACCGAGCTCCATCAGCAACCTGAAGCTTCTGAAGACTCTGGACATGAGCGGTAGCAACGGCCGTTTCTCTGGTGGCCTCCCGGCTTCGATCAGTGATCTTAAATTCCTAAGCTTTTTGGATCTGAGCAACAGCGGGTTCAGAATCTGAGAATTCCCGGCAACAGTCGGCAGGCTGCAGTCCTTGTCCACGCTGCGGCTGCAGGACTGTGGCATTTCAGGTGCAATACCGTCCTCTATTCTGAACCTCACACGCTTGAGCGAGTTGGACCTCTCACAGAACAATCTCACCG GAGGAATACCCATGTACAGGAAAGGAGCATTTCTGAACCTAGAGACGCTGGAGCTATGCTGCAACTCTCTTTCAGGGCAAATCCCAAGCTTTCTCTTCTCGCTCCCTCGACTGAAGTTCATATCACTTATGTCTAACAATTTTGAAGGTCCCATCCAAGAATTCTCCTATCCATCTCCGTCGCTAGCATCCATTTACCTGAACTACAACCAGTTAAATGGATCAGTACCCAAGTCTTTCTTTAGCCTCACGAGTTTGCAGACCCTCCAACTATCTAGAAACGGTTTGAGCGGAACAGTGCAGCTTACCTCATTCTGGAGGCTCACCAATATAAGTAACCTCATCCTGTCAGCTAATACACTGACAGTGGTAGTGGACGACGAAGATTACTTCAACTCCTCTCCCTCTGCAATTGTCcctccaatcaattctctggggttAGCCTGCTGCAACATGACCAAGGTTCCTTCCATACTGAAATACGTCCTGGTCAAAGACCTCGACCTCTCATGCAACCAAATTGGTGGCTCTGTGCCTAAATGGATATGGGCAGGGAGGAACGAGAACGTAGACGTGTTCAAGTTTAATCTTTCGCGCAACAAATTTACCGGCATGGAGCTGTCTCTTGCTAATGCTAGCGTATACTTTCTTGACCTTAGCTTCAACAGCCTTCCAGGGCCTATTCCCGTGCCCATCTCTCCACAGTTCCTAGATTACTCCAACAATCAGTTCTCATCCATCCCACAGGATCTGATGCCCCGACTGAGCAGTTCTTTCTATCTGAACATGGCAAACAACACACTGCACGGAGGCATCCCGCCTATGATCTGCGATTCAAGAAACCTCGAGCTACTTGACCTGTCTTACAACCATTTCAGTGGCCATGTTCCTTCTTGTCTTGTAGATGGGTATCTGACCATCCTGAATCTAGGACATAACCATTTTCAGGGGACGTTGCCTGATGACATCCAGCGGGGTTGTGCTTCCCAGACGATAGATTTGAATGGGAATCAGCTTGAGGGGCTGCTTCCTAGATCACTCTCCAACTGCCATCATCTGGAGGTCTTTGATGTTGGGGGCAACAACTTTGCCGACTCTTTTCCTGACTGGCTGGGGAATCTGACAAAACTTAGAGTTCTTGTGTTAAGATCTAACAAATTATTTGGTCCTGTGGGGACAGTTCCTACCAACAGCCATCAAAATAGGACCCACTTCCAGAGCTTGCAGATCATCGATCTTGCCTCCAACAGCTTCTCTGGAAGTTTGCATTCGCAGTGGTTCGAGGAACTGAAAGCAATGATGGATATCAGAGAGAACGACGACGGGCGACAAGCATTGGAGGACAACCTCTCGGGTAAGTTCTACCGAGACACGGTCGTGGTCACGTACAAGGGAATAGCAAGGAAGTTCACCAGAATCTTGACCGCCTTCACGGTCATCGACTTCTCCGCGAACgcgttcaccggaagcatccccgAATCAATGGGAGAGCTAGCTTCGCTACGGGGGCTCAACATGTCGCACAATGCCTTCACCGGCACAATTCCTCCTAAGCTCGGCCACCTGACGCAGCTCGAGTCGCTAGACCTATCATCCAACCAGCTCCACGGAGCGATCCCAGAGGTGTTGGCATCTCTCAACTCCCTTGCGTGGCTGAATGTCTCCAGCAATCAGCTAGAGGGGGCCATACCACAGAGAGGGCAGTTCCTGACTTTTACCATTGATTCTTTTCAAGGAAATGCAGGGTTATGTGGTGAACCACTGTCCAAACAATGCAATTCAGGGGTCCCTTCCTCTGAGCATGACAAAAACTCAGATGATAGGGTGGACACCATTGTACTGTATCTTGTTGCTGGATCAGGGTACGGTCTGGGACTCGCGGTAGCAATTCTATTTCAGGTAGCCGGCAAAAGGTGGAGCCTGAACCGAAGAGTGATGTACTGA